The Apium graveolens cultivar Ventura chromosome 6, ASM990537v1, whole genome shotgun sequence genome contains a region encoding:
- the LOC141665833 gene encoding uncharacterized protein LOC141665833, with translation MKEDAASFVRSCDRCQRFANYSSMPATLLTSMVSPWPFAIWRIDLIGEMPKAKGDVKYVVVAVDYFTKWEEAMPLAAITAKKIRDFVFNSIVCRFGIPYKLVSNNGKQFDRKEL, from the coding sequence ATGAAAGAAGATGCCGCGAGTTTCGTCAGATCATGCGATCGCTGCCAGCGCTTTGCGAACTACTCATCTATGCCAGCGACGCTCTTGACATCAATGGTAAGCCCGTGGCCATTCGCCATATGGAGAATAGATCTTATTGGAGAGATGCCTAAGGCTAAAGGGGATGTCAAGTACGTGGTAGTCGCggttgattattttactaagtgggaAGAGGCTATGCCGTTGGCTGctatcaccgcaaagaaaatcaGAGACTTTGTTTTCAACTCCATTGTGTGCCggtttggaatcccttacaagcttGTATCTAATAACGGAAAGCAGTTTGACAGAAAGGAGTTGTGA
- the LOC141665832 gene encoding uncharacterized protein LOC141665832: MWSYNTTPRSTTGETPFMLTYGYEAMVPVEVGLGSLHRDRYTVEDAEVNQRLHLDLLEETRENSQLRLVAYQQRVIRKVMPNIKNPQHGVFGANWEGPYKIKAILWKWTYHLEDMEGKLVPRAWNAEHLRKYYQ; the protein is encoded by the exons ATGTGGTCCTACAACACTACTCCGCGATCTACTACAGGAGAAACTCCGTTTATGTTAACTTACGGCTATGAAGCTATGGTCCCTGTAGAAGTTGGTTTAGGGTCGCTTCATAGGGATCGTTACACGGTCGAAGATGCAgaggttaatcaaaggcttcatttgGATCTTTTAGAAGAAACGAGGGAAAATTCTCAGCTGAGGCTCGTGGCATATCAACAACGTGTTATAAG GAAGGTGATGCCGAACATAAAGAATCCCCAGCATGGAGtatttggagctaattgggaaggaccatacaagataaAAGCAATCTTGTGGAAATGGACTTATCACCTTGAGGATATGGAAGGAAAGCTGGTTCCGCGAGCGTGGAACGCGGAGCACCTccgaaagtattatcagtaa